ACGCCTTCGAGGTCGATCTCGATGCCTGCTCCGGCTGCAAGTCCTGCGTCTCCGGTTGCCACTCCCTCAACGGCCTCGACGAGACCGAAACCTGGCGCGACGTCGGTCACATTGTTGGTGGCTGCTCCGACCATCCGTTCCAGCAAACCATCACCTCGGCCTGCCACCACTGCGCCGACCCCGGCTGCCTCAACGGCTGCCCCGTGCTCGCCTACGAAAAGGATCCCCTCACCGGCATCGTCCGTCACCTCGACGATCAGTGCATCGGCTGCAGCTACTGCATCCTGAAGTGCCCGTATGATGTGCCCAAATACAACGAGCGCCTCGGCATCGTGCGCAAATGCGACATGTGCCACGGCCGACTCGCCGAGGGTGAAGCTCCCGCCTGTGTCCAGGCCTGCCCGACCCAGGCCATCAAGATCGTCAAAGTTGCCATCGACCTCAACGGCTCCCGCCCGCGTGTCGACACCGACCACTTCCTCGCCGCCGCGCCTTCGCCGGAAGATACCCAACCCACCACCCGCTACGTCAGCCGTCGCGAGCTGCCCACCAACCTCCGCCCGGCCGACGCCGACCACCCGCGCCCGCAGCACGCGCACTGGCCGCTGGTGATCCTCCTGAGCGCCACCCAAGCCGCCCTCGGCTTCAGCGTCGCGGCCTCGTTCTCGGCGTCACCATGGATTGGATACCTCGCCGTCGCCCTCGCCACGCTCGGCCTCGGCGCCAGCGGCGCTCACCTCGGCCGCCCGCTCCGTGCCTGGCGTATTTTCCTCGGCCTGCGCCGTTCCTGGCTCAGCCGCGAGGCGGTCCTGCTCGGCCTCTGGTTCCCGCTCCTCCTCGGCGCCGTCTTCGCCCCGACCTGGGTGCCGCCGCTGCTTGCCGCCGGGATCGGCACCGTGGGCATCTTCTGCTCGGCCATGATCTACATCGATACGCCCCGACGCTTCTGGCGTGCCCCCGCCACCGCCATCCGCATGGGCGGCACTGTCACCATCGCGGCCACCCTCCCGTCCCTCCCCCTCGTCGCCGCCGCTCTCCTCCTTGGCAAACTCGCCTACGAGCGCCACCAAAGCAGCGCCACCACGCCCTCCGCTACCCTCCTCCGCACCGTCCTTCGCCCCCAATTCCGCCTCCGCATCACCCTCGCCCTCATCGCCTTACCCACACTTGTCACGTATTACGTGACAAATTCACCAGTGGCCTTGCTGGGGTCCATTGCGCTCGTTTTGGGCGGGGAGCTGGCGGAGCGTTACCTCTACTTCCGTGCGGTCGATACCGCCAAAATGCCCGGAGTCGCCGCGCCATGACCGAGATGCTCACGCAACTGCTGCGCCCGCGTCAGGGCCCCACCACGGCGGAACTCGTGCAGGAGCCCGGCCGCTTCGGTCTCGGCCGCGTGCCCTCCCGTGTGGCCCCGGTCGCCACCGCGCGTTCCGTCTGTGGCTTTTGCGCCACCGGCTGTGGTCTGAAGGTCCACCTCGGTCCCGTCGGCAACGCCCTCAACCTCTCCCCGGACTCCGCCTACCCGGTCAACCTCGGCATGGCCTGCCCCAAAGGCTGGGAAGCCCTCGCGCCGCTCGCCGCCACCGACCGCGCCACCACCCCGTTGCTGCGCGATCCGGCTTCCGGCGAACTGCGCCCCACCGACTGGAGCACCGCCCTCAACACCTTCGCCGCCCGCATGAAGGCCGTGCAGGAAAAGCACGGCAAACACAGCATCTCCTTCCTCTCCACCGGCCAGATCCCGACCGAGGAAATGGCTCTGCTGGGCGCCCTCTTTAAATTCGGCATGGGCGGTCTGCACGCCGACAGCAACACCCGCCAATGCATGGCCACCGCGGCCACCGCCTACAAACAGGCCTTTGGTTTCGACGCCCCTCCCTACACCTACGCCGACTTTGAAGAGAGCGATGTGCTGGTGTTCATGGGCGCCAATCCCGCCATCGCTCACCCCATCATGTGGCAGCGCGTCATGCGCAATCCCCACGATCCGCGCATCGTGGTGATCGATCCGCGCCGCACCGAGACCGCCATGGCCGCCACCGATCATTACGCCGTCGCGCCCAAAGGCGACCTCTGGCTGCTCTACGGCGTCACCCACGAACTGATCACCCGCGGCTGGATCGACCGCGACTTCGTCGATGCTCACACCACCGGCTTCGCGGAACTGAGCACCTTTATCGCCGACTACAGCCCGGAACGCTGCGCCACCGAATCCGGCATCTCCGCCAAACGTATCCGCGAACTCGCTACGATGATCCATCGCGGCAAGGCCGTCTCCTTCTGGTGGACCATGGGCGTCAATCAGGGACACCAATCCACCCGCCTCACCCACGCCCTCATCAACCTTGCCCTGCTCACCGGCAACATCGGCCGCCCGGGCACCGGCGCCAACTCCATCACCGGCCAGTGCAACGCCATGGGCTCGCGCCTCTTTGGCAATACCACCTCGCTGCTCGGCGGCCGCGACTTCGCCAACCCACAACACCGCGCCGATGTCGCGCACCTGCTCGCCATCCCGGAGGAGGTCATTCCGTCCGAACCCTCGCTCGCCTACGACCAGATCATCGACGGCATCGAGTCCGGCACCATTCGCGGCCTCTGGGTGATCGCCACCAACCCCGCTCACTCCTGGATCCACCAAGGCCGCTTCGCCGCCCTGCGCGAGAAACTCGATTTCCTTGTCGTGCAGGACATGTATGCGACGACCGAGACCGCCCGCATCGCCGACCTTGTCCTGCCCGCCGCCGGCTGGGGCGAAAAAGACGGCACCTTCGTCAACTCCGAGCGCCGCATCGGCGTCACCCGCAAGGTCACCCGCGCGCCCGGCCAAGCCCTCGCCGATTTCTCCATCTT
This portion of the Actomonas aquatica genome encodes:
- a CDS encoding 4Fe-4S dicluster domain-containing protein — protein: MIAPGKPPLLSLVDELLAEQQTLQTPVGRFSRLHDAGTTPDLEPVYRDLIPLTAPGPGEQYAFEVDLDACSGCKSCVSGCHSLNGLDETETWRDVGHIVGGCSDHPFQQTITSACHHCADPGCLNGCPVLAYEKDPLTGIVRHLDDQCIGCSYCILKCPYDVPKYNERLGIVRKCDMCHGRLAEGEAPACVQACPTQAIKIVKVAIDLNGSRPRVDTDHFLAAAPSPEDTQPTTRYVSRRELPTNLRPADADHPRPQHAHWPLVILLSATQAALGFSVAASFSASPWIGYLAVALATLGLGASGAHLGRPLRAWRIFLGLRRSWLSREAVLLGLWFPLLLGAVFAPTWVPPLLAAGIGTVGIFCSAMIYIDTPRRFWRAPATAIRMGGTVTIAATLPSLPLVAAALLLGKLAYERHQSSATTPSATLLRTVLRPQFRLRITLALIALPTLVTYYVTNSPVALLGSIALVLGGELAERYLYFRAVDTAKMPGVAAP
- a CDS encoding molybdopterin oxidoreductase family protein — protein: MTEMLTQLLRPRQGPTTAELVQEPGRFGLGRVPSRVAPVATARSVCGFCATGCGLKVHLGPVGNALNLSPDSAYPVNLGMACPKGWEALAPLAATDRATTPLLRDPASGELRPTDWSTALNTFAARMKAVQEKHGKHSISFLSTGQIPTEEMALLGALFKFGMGGLHADSNTRQCMATAATAYKQAFGFDAPPYTYADFEESDVLVFMGANPAIAHPIMWQRVMRNPHDPRIVVIDPRRTETAMAATDHYAVAPKGDLWLLYGVTHELITRGWIDRDFVDAHTTGFAELSTFIADYSPERCATESGISAKRIRELATMIHRGKAVSFWWTMGVNQGHQSTRLTHALINLALLTGNIGRPGTGANSITGQCNAMGSRLFGNTTSLLGGRDFANPQHRADVAHLLAIPEEVIPSEPSLAYDQIIDGIESGTIRGLWVIATNPAHSWIHQGRFAALREKLDFLVVQDMYATTETARIADLVLPAAGWGEKDGTFVNSERRIGVTRKVTRAPGQALADFSIFKLIAEAWGCGAMFEAWSSPEATFKLLARLSADQPCDFSGITDYPFLQDAGGIQWPYPASSDRVAPPANTALNRLAPARPTATADVYQERRLFNDGRFFTPDQRARLLFEAPAPAPESPDESFPFWLNTGRGSSAQWHTGTRTDKSPVLRKLAPKRVYVEINPDDAAQLGIHNAEPVTIRSRRASITATAAVTPTVAPGQVFMPMHFAGVNQLTYAAFDPHSRQPSYKACAVSVGRT